From the genome of Deltaproteobacteria bacterium, one region includes:
- a CDS encoding CxxxxCH/CxxCH domain-containing protein, with translation MRALTGALLVVLAASACSKARPLQGDLTQPVSWEEDIAPLFAAQCSSCHAGATPAAGYRTTSYLEALGPQSAPVAVAGDANSLLLRTIDPARADAVHAPVSGAYDKARAWVVDGRLSFFRSEAHEGGILNPHDSEFHSNLVRERGWNFATCQSCHGTDLAGGKVGVSCQQCHAFQVSADGTTTCSSCHGSPQSPAPPRDLAGNLSSSARGVGAHQAHLLGRTVISATIACSACHQVPAAVDSPGHIESRPAEVIFSGLALASGANPTWNGASCSSTYCHGGGTNLATDTAFRLRTPVWTAGTSQAFCGSCHGSPPSTSAHAGVAFPDCARCHANTVSANGTILVSGPPDARTSAHINGAIDVTP, from the coding sequence ATGCGCGCGCTCACGGGGGCACTCCTCGTCGTGTTGGCCGCGTCTGCCTGCTCGAAGGCGCGGCCGCTCCAGGGCGACCTCACCCAACCGGTGAGCTGGGAAGAGGACATCGCTCCGCTCTTCGCCGCGCAGTGCAGCTCGTGCCACGCCGGCGCGACTCCGGCGGCGGGGTACCGGACCACCTCGTACCTCGAGGCCCTGGGTCCCCAAAGCGCGCCGGTGGCGGTCGCCGGCGACGCCAACTCGCTCCTCTTGCGGACCATCGACCCCGCCCGCGCCGACGCCGTTCACGCTCCCGTGTCCGGAGCGTACGACAAGGCGCGCGCGTGGGTCGTGGATGGCCGCTTGTCGTTCTTCCGTTCCGAGGCGCACGAAGGCGGCATCCTCAATCCTCATGACAGCGAGTTCCATTCCAACCTGGTGCGCGAGAGGGGCTGGAACTTCGCCACTTGCCAGAGTTGCCACGGCACCGACCTGGCCGGCGGCAAAGTCGGCGTCTCGTGCCAGCAGTGTCACGCGTTCCAGGTCAGTGCCGACGGCACGACCACTTGCTCGTCCTGTCACGGGAGCCCGCAGTCGCCAGCGCCGCCGCGCGATCTGGCCGGCAATCTCAGCTCGTCAGCGCGCGGTGTTGGCGCCCACCAGGCGCATCTGCTCGGCCGGACCGTCATTTCGGCGACGATCGCCTGCAGCGCCTGTCACCAGGTGCCCGCAGCCGTCGATAGCCCCGGGCACATCGAGAGCCGGCCTGCCGAGGTGATCTTCTCCGGACTCGCGCTTGCCAGCGGCGCTAACCCCACCTGGAACGGCGCTTCGTGTTCCAGCACGTACTGCCACGGCGGCGGGACGAATCTCGCCACCGACACGGCCTTCAGGCTGCGCACGCCCGTGTGGACGGCGGGGACGTCGCAGGCGTTCTGTGGATCGTGCCACGGGAGTCCGCCGAGCACCTCGGCCCACGCCGGAGTGGCGTTCCCCGACTGCGCCCGCTGCCACGCGAACACCGTCAGTGCGAACGGCACCATCCTCGTCTCGGGTCCACCCGACGCGCGCACGAGCGCGCACATCAACGGAGCGATCGATGTCACTCCGTAA